Proteins from one Prevotella sp. E2-28 genomic window:
- a CDS encoding DMP19 family protein — protein sequence MKQIIVKDTDLSQAALEGMDEFLQVFIDAIREAVGGEPTAETMQELNADQMTLLCWDTLHQEVMDGGFIQLIHNGYGPFIFKNPFAKALNKMWHMRDLSKMLYEVHTLWLENREALEADCTDEEFMALFEQYPQFDDYDDMFIENEERWTDQIAHYVDENIEKFATIA from the coding sequence ATGAAACAGATTATTGTAAAAGATACTGATTTAAGTCAGGCTGCTCTTGAGGGAATGGATGAGTTCCTGCAGGTGTTTATTGATGCTATTCGTGAAGCCGTTGGTGGAGAACCTACAGCTGAGACGATGCAGGAATTGAATGCCGATCAGATGACGCTTCTCTGTTGGGATACGCTTCATCAGGAGGTGATGGATGGTGGCTTTATTCAGCTGATACACAATGGGTATGGCCCCTTTATCTTCAAGAATCCCTTTGCCAAGGCTTTGAATAAAATGTGGCACATGCGCGACCTCTCAAAAATGCTTTACGAAGTGCATACTTTATGGCTCGAAAATCGTGAGGCGTTGGAGGCCGACTGTACCGACGAGGAGTTCATGGCGCTGTTTGAGCAGTATCCACAGTTTGATGATTATGATGATATGTTCATCGAGAACGAGGAGCGCTGGACTGACCAGATTGCTCATTACGTAGATGAAAATATAGAGAAATTTGCAACCATAGCATGA
- a CDS encoding L-ribulose-5-phosphate 4-epimerase, with product MLEELKQKVFKANLDLVKQGLVIFTWGNVSGIDREKGLVVIKPSGVSYDEMKVEDMVVVDLETGKVVEGDLNPSSDTPTHLVLYKAFPNIQGVVHTHSTYATAFAQAGKDIPNIGTTHADYFYKDIPCTRDMTEAEVKGQYELETGNVIVDEILNIRKINPDHTPAVLVKNHGPFSWGTSPDNAVYNAKVMEQCAKMAFVAFSVNPNLTMNPLLVEKHYMRKHGPNAYYGQKGQKH from the coding sequence ATGCTAGAAGAACTCAAACAAAAAGTATTCAAGGCCAATCTCGACCTCGTCAAGCAAGGTCTCGTAATTTTCACTTGGGGTAATGTTTCAGGCATCGACCGTGAAAAAGGCCTCGTTGTTATCAAGCCCTCGGGCGTGAGCTATGACGAGATGAAAGTCGAGGACATGGTGGTTGTAGATCTTGAGACAGGAAAAGTGGTTGAAGGTGATTTGAATCCTTCTTCCGACACTCCTACACACCTTGTATTATATAAGGCATTCCCCAACATCCAGGGCGTGGTTCACACCCACTCTACCTATGCCACCGCATTTGCTCAGGCAGGCAAGGACATCCCCAATATCGGTACTACACATGCAGACTACTTCTACAAAGACATTCCCTGCACACGTGATATGACTGAGGCTGAGGTTAAGGGACAGTACGAGTTGGAAACAGGTAATGTCATTGTTGACGAAATCCTGAACATCCGTAAGATTAATCCTGATCATACTCCTGCCGTATTGGTAAAGAATCACGGTCCATTCTCATGGGGTACATCTCCTGATAATGCCGTTTACAATGCCAAGGTTATGGAGCAATGTGCCAAGATGGCTTTCGTGGCCTTCAGCGTGAATCCCAACCTGACAATGAACCCATTGCTTGTTGAGAAGCACTACATGCGTAAGCACGGCCCCAATGCCTACTATGGACAGAAAGGACAGAAACACTAA
- a CDS encoding sodium:solute symporter, translated as MALLDWIVIGLFSLALIGIVVWVVSQKNNNSADYFLGGKDATWIAIGASIFASNIGSEHLIGLAGAGASSGMAMAHWEIQGWMILLLGWVFVPFYTRSMVYTMPEFLERRFNKESRTILSVISLISYVLTKVAVTVYAGGLVFQQVFGIDELWGIDFFWIAAIGLVLITALYTIFGGMKSVLYTSVLQTPILLLGSLIILVLGLKALGGWDEMMAACSIKTVNQYGDHMTNLMRDLRDPDFPWLGALVGSAVIGFWYWCTDQFIVQRVLSGKNEKEARRGTIFGAYLKLLPVFLFLIPGMIAYAMSTKGVTLANGETFVLSTPDAAFPTLVATILPAGVKGLVVCGILAALMSSLASLFNSSAMLFTIDFWKRLKPETPEKKLVTIGQIATVVIVILGILWIPIMRSVGDVLYAYLQDVQSVLAPGIASAFLLGICWKRASAKGGMWGLLSGIIIGLTRLGAKIYYSNVADASDNWFKAVFFDFNWLYFCGVMLIVCCLVVIIVSLMTEAPDEKKIQGLVFGTSTPEQIAATRASWNKWDVINSVIILGITVAFYIYFW; from the coding sequence ATGGCATTATTAGACTGGATTGTCATCGGCCTCTTCTCTCTTGCGCTGATTGGCATCGTAGTATGGGTTGTTAGTCAGAAGAACAATAACTCTGCAGACTATTTCTTAGGTGGTAAGGATGCAACATGGATTGCCATAGGTGCATCAATTTTCGCATCAAACATCGGTTCTGAGCACCTGATTGGCTTGGCTGGTGCAGGTGCATCATCAGGTATGGCTATGGCCCACTGGGAGATTCAGGGATGGATGATCCTGCTTCTGGGTTGGGTGTTCGTACCTTTCTACACACGCAGTATGGTTTACACCATGCCTGAGTTCTTGGAGCGCCGCTTCAACAAGGAGAGCCGCACCATCCTCTCTGTTATCTCATTGATTTCTTACGTGCTGACCAAGGTAGCCGTAACGGTTTATGCAGGTGGTCTGGTGTTCCAGCAGGTATTCGGCATCGACGAACTGTGGGGCATTGACTTCTTCTGGATTGCTGCTATCGGACTGGTGCTCATCACCGCCCTCTACACCATCTTCGGTGGTATGAAGAGCGTGCTCTACACCTCTGTGCTTCAGACTCCTATCCTGCTGCTCGGCTCACTCATCATCCTGGTTCTTGGACTGAAGGCCCTGGGTGGATGGGACGAGATGATGGCAGCTTGCTCTATCAAGACCGTCAACCAGTATGGTGACCACATGACCAACCTGATGCGCGACCTGCGCGACCCCGACTTCCCATGGCTGGGCGCCCTTGTAGGTTCTGCTGTTATCGGTTTCTGGTACTGGTGTACCGACCAGTTCATCGTTCAGCGTGTGCTGTCTGGTAAAAACGAGAAGGAAGCTCGCCGTGGTACCATCTTCGGTGCTTACCTGAAGTTGCTCCCCGTGTTCCTGTTCTTGATTCCTGGTATGATTGCCTATGCTATGAGCACCAAGGGCGTAACCCTGGCTAACGGTGAAACATTCGTTCTGTCAACTCCCGACGCAGCCTTCCCCACCCTCGTGGCTACTATCCTGCCTGCAGGTGTGAAGGGTCTGGTTGTTTGCGGTATCCTTGCAGCCCTGATGTCGTCACTGGCATCACTGTTCAACTCATCAGCCATGCTGTTCACCATCGACTTCTGGAAGCGCCTGAAGCCCGAGACTCCTGAGAAGAAACTCGTGACCATTGGTCAGATTGCTACCGTAGTGATCGTGATTCTCGGTATTCTGTGGATTCCCATCATGCGTTCTGTCGGTGATGTGCTCTATGCTTATCTGCAGGACGTACAGTCAGTTTTGGCTCCTGGTATTGCCTCTGCCTTCCTGCTGGGTATCTGCTGGAAGCGTGCATCAGCCAAGGGTGGTATGTGGGGCTTGCTCTCAGGTATCATCATCGGTCTGACCCGTCTGGGCGCCAAGATTTACTATAGCAATGTAGCTGACGCTTCTGACAACTGGTTCAAGGCTGTATTCTTTGACTTCAACTGGCTGTACTTCTGCGGTGTGATGCTGATTGTCTGCTGCTTGGTAGTTATCATCGTTTCACTCATGACTGAAGCTCCCGACGAGAAGAAGATTCAGGGCTTGGTGTTCGGCACCTCTACCCCAGAACAGATTGCAGCTACACGTGCTAGCTGGAACAAGTGGGATGTCATTAACTCTGTTATTATCCTCGGTATCACTGTAGCATTCTATATCTACTTCTGGTAA
- the xylE gene encoding D-xylose transporter XylE, whose translation MSNTDKGSKGYLISIVMVAVLGGLLFGYDTAVISGAEKGLQAFFMEAKDFSYTDTWHGFTSASALIGCIIGSALSGFLATNLGRKRSLIIAGLLFFISALGSMEPEFLFFEHGTPTFSLLITFNIYRVIGGIGVGLASAICPMYIGEVAPSNIRGMLVSWNQFAIIFGQLVVYFVNFFILGDHIQPIVEDMGKGLAALDPKAVWTVETGWRYMFGSEAVPAGLFALLICFVPETPRYLVSIGRDDVAQRILAKINGSSKAQQILQDIKDTMVVKTEKLMTYGFVCIFVGIMLSVFQQAVGINAVLYYAPRIFGDMGMDNPMILTVFMGVVNILFTLVAIFTVEKWGRKPLLIWGSIGMAIGALGVAATFGHAGMEFVTAASIMIYAASFMFSWGPITWVLIAEIFPNTIRGGAVAIAVAFQWIFNFIVSSTFVPMFNMHLSDGDDFGHWFTYGLYGVICLLAALFVWKLVPETKGKTLEDMTAMWKNRK comes from the coding sequence ATGAGCAACACAGACAAAGGTAGCAAAGGCTATCTAATTAGTATAGTAATGGTGGCCGTACTCGGAGGTTTGCTCTTCGGGTACGACACCGCTGTTATATCAGGTGCAGAGAAAGGCTTACAGGCTTTCTTCATGGAGGCTAAGGACTTTTCATATACTGACACCTGGCACGGTTTCACTTCTGCAAGTGCCCTGATTGGCTGTATCATCGGTTCAGCCCTGTCAGGTTTCTTGGCAACCAACTTAGGACGTAAGCGCTCGCTGATTATTGCCGGTTTGCTGTTCTTCATCTCAGCCCTTGGAAGTATGGAGCCTGAGTTCCTGTTCTTTGAGCATGGCACTCCCACATTCTCTCTGCTGATTACCTTTAACATCTACCGCGTCATCGGTGGTATCGGCGTAGGTCTGGCTTCTGCTATCTGCCCTATGTATATTGGTGAGGTAGCGCCCTCAAACATCCGCGGTATGTTGGTTTCATGGAACCAGTTTGCTATTATCTTCGGTCAGCTGGTGGTTTACTTCGTGAACTTCTTCATTCTGGGCGACCACATCCAGCCTATCGTTGAAGATATGGGCAAAGGCCTTGCCGCTCTAGACCCGAAAGCCGTTTGGACGGTGGAAACAGGTTGGCGTTATATGTTCGGTTCTGAGGCCGTTCCTGCTGGACTCTTCGCCCTGCTTATCTGCTTTGTTCCTGAGACCCCACGTTACCTCGTCAGCATCGGCCGCGATGATGTAGCTCAGCGTATTCTGGCTAAGATTAATGGTAGCAGCAAGGCTCAGCAGATTCTGCAGGACATTAAGGACACGATGGTTGTAAAGACCGAGAAGCTGATGACTTACGGTTTCGTATGCATCTTCGTGGGTATCATGTTGTCTGTATTCCAGCAGGCTGTTGGTATCAACGCTGTGCTCTACTATGCACCACGCATCTTCGGTGATATGGGTATGGACAACCCAATGATTCTGACTGTATTCATGGGTGTTGTCAATATCCTCTTTACATTGGTGGCAATCTTCACCGTTGAGAAATGGGGACGTAAGCCTCTGCTCATCTGGGGGTCTATCGGTATGGCTATCGGCGCTCTTGGCGTTGCCGCTACCTTTGGCCACGCAGGAATGGAATTTGTTACTGCCGCATCAATCATGATTTACGCAGCCTCGTTCATGTTCTCATGGGGTCCCATCACTTGGGTGCTCATCGCCGAGATTTTCCCCAACACCATCCGTGGTGGTGCCGTGGCTATCGCAGTGGCCTTCCAATGGATATTCAACTTCATCGTATCATCGACCTTCGTGCCTATGTTTAACATGCACCTCAGCGATGGCGATGACTTCGGCCACTGGTTCACCTATGGTCTCTATGGCGTCATCTGCCTGCTGGCAGCCCTGTTTGTATGGAAACTGGTGCCAGAGACAAAGGGCAAGACACTGGAGGACATGACCGCTATGTGGAAAAACAGAAAGTAA
- a CDS encoding NUDIX domain-containing protein codes for MTYYKEYSKVWVSVDVIIFGFDEKKLKVLVGRRQMDPGRGEWSLYGGFVSDDESIDDAAKRTLLELTGLNNLYMRQVGAFGSIDRDPGERVISIAYYALINVKDYDEKVRKEHGVEWIDINQIPTLYSDHNLMVQQALRIMRQKIKTAPISFRLLPQLFTLTQLQTLYEAVIGEEVDKRNFRKRIKDMDFIEKTNLIDKKSSKRGAALYRFNNKAYTEDTNFKL; via the coding sequence ATGACTTACTATAAAGAATATTCGAAAGTCTGGGTGTCGGTTGACGTCATCATCTTCGGTTTCGACGAAAAGAAACTGAAGGTGCTCGTTGGCCGACGCCAGATGGATCCTGGTCGCGGAGAGTGGAGCCTCTACGGAGGCTTCGTCTCTGACGACGAGAGTATCGACGACGCTGCAAAGCGCACGCTGCTTGAACTCACAGGACTCAATAACCTTTATATGCGACAGGTAGGTGCATTCGGTAGTATTGACCGCGACCCCGGTGAACGCGTTATTTCTATTGCATACTATGCACTTATCAACGTGAAGGACTACGACGAGAAGGTTCGCAAGGAACACGGCGTAGAATGGATTGACATCAACCAGATACCAACGCTCTACTCTGACCATAACCTGATGGTACAGCAGGCTCTGCGCATTATGCGCCAGAAAATCAAGACGGCTCCCATCAGCTTCCGTCTGCTGCCGCAGCTCTTCACGCTGACACAATTACAAACCCTCTACGAAGCCGTTATTGGTGAAGAGGTAGATAAGCGCAACTTCCGCAAGCGCATCAAGGACATGGACTTCATCGAGAAGACAAACCTTATCGACAAGAAGTCGTCAAAGCGCGGTGCTGCCCTCTATCGCTTCAACAATAAGGCATACACTGAAGATACTAACTTTAAACTGTAA
- the metH gene encoding methionine synthase, producing the protein MIQDEITKRVLILDGAMGTVIQEYGLNEQDFRGERFQDIPGQMKGNNDVLNLTRPDVIQDIFERYLKAGADIISTNTFNAQRVSQADYHLQAYAKEMNLTSARMAREAADRYSTPNHPRFVAGSVGPTNKTCSMSPDVSDPARREMTYDELYEAYMEQMEGLIEGGVDAILIETIFDSLNAKVAIDAAIHARGNRDIPIMLSVTISDAAGRTLSGQTLEAFLASVSSFPIFSIGLNCSFGARQMKPYLKELSRIAPYYISAHPNAGLPNSLGLYDETPETMAPQIAEFIDEGLVNIVGGCCGTTPAFIEKYAPLAVGKKPHQPVEKSPKMLLSGLDLLEVSSHLADANSHLSAFTNVGERCNVAGSRKFLRLIKEKSYEEALQIARKQVEDGALVIDVNMDDGLLDAKAEMVTFLNLIASEPEIARVPVMIDSSKWDVIMAGLKCVQGKSIVNSISLKEGEEVFLSHARDVMRMGAAVVVMCFDEQGQATTYERRIEIAERAYRLLTEKVGFLPQDIIFDPNVLAIATGMEEHNAYAVDFIRATEWIRKNLPGAHISGGVSNLSFSFRGNNYLREAMHAVFLYHAIQKGMDFGIVNPSTKVTYDDIPKEQLQLIEDVVLNRHPESAELLMGITGEANDTSSTSEASPTSLSLEDRLQNALIKGVGTTLEDDLKEALEKYPRPVDIIEGPLMAGMNEVGRRFGEGKMFLPQVVKTARTMKQAVAILQPALEAAKGDDTGKSGNVKKILLATVKGDVHDIGKNIVGVIMACNGYEVIDLGVMVPAEQIVQRAKDEQVDMIGLSGLITPSLEEMVNVARELEKAGLNIPIMIGGATTSELHVALKIAPVYGGPVVWLKDASQNPLVAQRLMSDVDEYSKELNKEYAQMREDYHQEQQQLLSLDEARRRKTKLFE; encoded by the coding sequence ATGATACAAGACGAAATAACTAAACGTGTCCTGATTCTTGACGGTGCAATGGGAACCGTCATTCAGGAGTATGGACTTAACGAACAGGATTTCAGGGGAGAGCGCTTTCAGGATATTCCAGGCCAGATGAAAGGCAATAATGATGTCTTGAATCTGACGCGTCCGGATGTGATTCAGGATATCTTTGAACGCTACCTGAAGGCTGGTGCCGACATTATCTCTACGAATACGTTCAATGCACAACGTGTTTCTCAGGCTGATTATCACCTGCAGGCTTATGCTAAGGAGATGAACCTGACGTCGGCACGCATGGCCCGAGAAGCCGCCGACCGCTATTCTACGCCCAATCATCCTCGTTTTGTGGCTGGTTCCGTAGGACCTACCAACAAAACTTGCTCTATGTCGCCAGACGTCTCAGACCCTGCTCGTCGTGAGATGACCTATGATGAGCTTTACGAGGCTTACATGGAGCAGATGGAAGGCTTGATAGAGGGTGGGGTGGATGCTATCCTGATTGAGACTATCTTTGATTCGCTGAATGCCAAGGTGGCTATCGATGCCGCTATTCATGCTCGTGGTAATCGTGATATACCTATTATGTTGAGTGTGACGATTAGTGATGCGGCTGGTCGTACGCTCAGCGGACAGACGCTCGAGGCTTTCTTGGCTAGCGTATCGTCATTCCCTATTTTCAGTATTGGTTTGAACTGCTCGTTTGGTGCTCGCCAGATGAAACCTTATCTAAAGGAGTTGTCGCGTATAGCACCTTATTACATCAGCGCACATCCTAATGCAGGACTTCCTAATTCCTTGGGCCTCTATGACGAAACGCCTGAGACGATGGCTCCTCAGATTGCTGAGTTCATCGATGAAGGACTTGTGAATATCGTAGGTGGCTGTTGTGGTACTACGCCTGCATTTATTGAGAAATATGCTCCTCTGGCTGTTGGTAAGAAGCCGCATCAGCCTGTAGAGAAGTCTCCTAAGATGCTTTTAAGCGGCTTGGATCTGCTGGAAGTGTCCTCGCATCTGGCAGATGCCAATTCTCACCTCTCTGCATTCACCAATGTGGGCGAACGTTGTAATGTGGCTGGCTCGCGAAAATTCCTGCGTCTGATTAAGGAAAAAAGCTATGAGGAGGCGCTTCAGATAGCCCGTAAGCAGGTGGAAGACGGCGCGCTGGTTATCGATGTCAACATGGATGATGGCTTGCTGGATGCCAAAGCCGAGATGGTCACGTTCCTGAATCTGATTGCTTCTGAGCCTGAGATTGCCCGTGTGCCTGTGATGATTGACTCCAGTAAGTGGGATGTCATTATGGCTGGACTGAAGTGCGTGCAGGGTAAGAGTATCGTGAACAGTATCTCGTTGAAAGAAGGCGAGGAGGTGTTCCTGAGTCATGCCCGTGATGTGATGCGTATGGGTGCTGCCGTTGTGGTGATGTGCTTCGACGAGCAGGGACAGGCTACTACATACGAACGTCGTATTGAGATAGCAGAAAGGGCGTACCGACTCTTGACGGAAAAGGTAGGCTTCCTGCCTCAGGATATTATTTTCGACCCTAACGTCTTGGCTATTGCCACGGGTATGGAGGAACATAATGCCTATGCTGTGGACTTCATCCGCGCTACGGAATGGATACGTAAAAACCTGCCTGGCGCACATATCAGCGGTGGTGTCAGCAACCTGTCTTTCTCGTTCCGTGGCAACAATTATCTGCGTGAAGCGATGCATGCCGTTTTCTTGTATCATGCCATTCAAAAAGGTATGGATTTCGGCATCGTAAATCCTTCAACGAAAGTTACTTATGATGATATACCGAAAGAACAGCTTCAACTGATTGAAGATGTCGTTTTGAATCGTCATCCTGAGTCGGCAGAGCTGCTGATGGGAATCACTGGAGAGGCTAACGATACTAGTTCAACGAGTGAAGCTAGTCCTACTAGTTTAAGCCTTGAAGATCGTCTTCAGAATGCGCTCATCAAAGGCGTTGGTACCACGTTGGAAGATGATCTCAAGGAAGCCTTGGAAAAATATCCTCGTCCTGTAGATATCATCGAGGGCCCTTTGATGGCAGGCATGAACGAGGTAGGTCGTCGTTTTGGCGAAGGAAAGATGTTCTTGCCTCAAGTGGTGAAGACGGCTCGAACGATGAAGCAGGCCGTAGCTATCCTGCAGCCAGCCTTGGAAGCCGCAAAGGGAGATGATACTGGGAAATCAGGCAATGTAAAGAAGATACTCCTGGCTACCGTTAAGGGCGATGTGCATGACATTGGCAAGAATATTGTTGGTGTTATCATGGCTTGTAATGGCTATGAGGTTATTGACCTGGGCGTCATGGTTCCTGCCGAGCAAATTGTGCAGCGCGCCAAGGATGAACAAGTGGATATGATAGGCCTCTCAGGACTGATTACACCCAGTCTGGAAGAGATGGTCAACGTAGCTCGTGAACTGGAAAAGGCAGGGCTGAACATACCTATCATGATTGGTGGCGCTACTACCAGCGAACTGCATGTGGCCTTGAAGATAGCACCAGTATATGGTGGTCCTGTTGTCTGGCTGAAAGATGCCTCTCAGAATCCCTTGGTAGCCCAGCGCCTGATGTCTGATGTTGACGAATACTCGAAAGAATTAAATAAAGAATATGCGCAGATGCGCGAAGATTATCACCAAGAACAACAGCAACTGCTCTCGCTTGACGAGGCACGTCGTCGTAAAACCAAACTATTCGAATGA
- a CDS encoding aldose epimerase family protein, with the protein MKALKASIFGFGAIMALTMMSCGEAQQAPELTASGLNPAKFDTVVNGDTVKLYTLKGDKGMEVCITNYGGRVVSLMVPDKNDSLVDVVLGFDNIAQYMEKTTDYGSSVGRYANRINMGRFVLNGDTIQLKQNDKHDGGRDHCLHGGGDTGWMNQVYKAEQIDDQTLKLTIVAEDGENGFPGRVVATTTYKIVDGNTLDITWEAETDKPTVINQTNHNYYNLSGDLENAAYDQVLYVNADSFTESDESYMPTGKILAVEGTPMDFRTPHAVGDSIHSDYYQVKNAHGYDHNWCLNTNGDDTQVCASLYSPKTGIFMEMFTNEPGVQVYSGNFQGVDGEENVVRKLGKHYPQHVSVCLESQKYPDSPNHPEWASPVLNPGEKYYSHAAYKFSTK; encoded by the coding sequence ATGAAAGCATTAAAGGCTTCAATCTTTGGATTCGGTGCTATTATGGCCCTCACAATGATGTCATGTGGAGAGGCTCAGCAGGCACCCGAACTAACGGCTTCAGGTCTTAACCCAGCCAAGTTTGACACAGTAGTAAACGGTGACACCGTAAAGCTCTACACCCTAAAGGGTGACAAGGGTATGGAAGTATGCATCACCAACTATGGCGGACGCGTAGTTTCGCTGATGGTGCCCGACAAGAACGACTCGCTCGTTGACGTCGTACTCGGCTTTGACAACATTGCCCAGTATATGGAGAAGACTACCGACTACGGTTCAAGCGTAGGCCGCTATGCTAACCGCATCAACATGGGTCGCTTCGTGCTGAACGGCGACACCATTCAGCTGAAGCAGAACGACAAGCACGACGGCGGTCGCGACCATTGTCTGCACGGCGGTGGCGATACGGGTTGGATGAATCAGGTTTACAAGGCTGAGCAGATTGACGACCAGACGTTGAAGCTGACCATCGTGGCTGAGGACGGCGAGAACGGATTCCCAGGCCGTGTAGTAGCTACCACGACTTACAAGATTGTGGACGGTAACACACTGGATATCACTTGGGAGGCTGAGACCGACAAGCCTACTGTGATTAATCAGACGAACCATAATTATTACAACCTCTCAGGCGACTTAGAGAATGCTGCCTATGATCAGGTGCTCTATGTTAATGCCGACAGCTTCACCGAGAGCGACGAGAGCTATATGCCCACTGGAAAAATCCTTGCTGTTGAGGGCACTCCCATGGACTTCCGCACACCTCACGCTGTAGGCGACAGCATCCACTCTGATTACTATCAGGTGAAGAATGCTCACGGCTACGACCACAACTGGTGCTTGAACACCAACGGCGACGACACGCAGGTTTGCGCTTCGCTGTACAGCCCCAAGACTGGCATCTTCATGGAGATGTTTACCAACGAGCCTGGCGTACAGGTTTACAGCGGTAACTTCCAAGGTGTAGATGGCGAGGAGAACGTGGTACGCAAGCTTGGCAAGCACTATCCTCAGCACGTCAGCGTTTGTCTGGAGAGCCAGAAGTATCCCGACAGCCCCAACCATCCTGAGTGGGCAAGTCCTGTGCTGAACCCAGGCGAGAAATATTACAGTCATGCTGCTTACAAGTTCTCTACCAAGTAA
- the smpB gene encoding SsrA-binding protein SmpB, translated as MNKQQEELRKKSPVQIKNRKASFEYFFIEEFTAGIVLTGTEIKSIRAGKASLVDTYCTIIHGEMWVKGMSISPYFYGSYNNHEQKRDRKLLLTSREIARLESATKQTGYTIVPTLVFIDENGRAKMDIALCKGKKAYDKRQTLKEKEDRREMDRAMKVYK; from the coding sequence ATGAACAAGCAACAAGAAGAACTCCGTAAAAAGAGTCCTGTACAGATAAAGAACCGCAAGGCCTCATTTGAGTATTTCTTTATTGAGGAGTTTACAGCGGGTATTGTGCTTACTGGTACTGAGATAAAATCCATCCGTGCTGGTAAGGCGAGCCTTGTTGATACCTACTGCACTATTATCCATGGCGAGATGTGGGTGAAAGGTATGTCTATCAGCCCGTATTTCTATGGCTCATACAATAATCATGAGCAGAAACGTGATCGTAAGTTGCTGCTCACCAGTCGTGAGATAGCCCGATTAGAGAGCGCTACGAAGCAGACTGGCTATACCATCGTGCCAACCCTTGTCTTTATTGACGAGAACGGACGAGCTAAGATGGATATTGCGCTGTGCAAGGGTAAGAAGGCTTACGACAAGCGACAGACGTTGAAAGAAAAAGAAGACCGCCGCGAGATGGATCGCGCCATGAAGGTTTATAAATGA